The region TATGTAACATCATAAAAACTACAAGGCAGATCAAAGCTGGAGTAGAATAGGATTTCAGCTAATCTGCAGTTTATTACTGATTTATAGTTAATGATGCATATATTCATTATTTGATTTATAGAGCGGATTAGTTACACGTTTACTCAGGGTTTTTGTGATTGCTAGTGGAACATTTATAGAAGTTAACTAGTGAAAATTTAGTATGTTAAAAATATGAAACTCTTGATAAGAAACTGGGTTTCATTTTGCAACCTATGGTGTAAGTTATATATGTTTTATAATGTGTAATGTCTCTATATACCATCAactcatcctctctgtcccatttcAACTAGTGTGGTGCCAGTATTTATCcactgtgtcccagtataaccagtccattaagcCTCTTGTTGGAGCacaaccagtccagttagcatTACTAAATGGATCAAACTTATAAATTAAGCATCCCATCTCTCAAAGTCAGTTGTgggaaatgacatcactgtcCCCAATGTCCCTAAAACACCCGCCAAGCCCTCCAGAGACTGGTTTTGTGAACGCTGGGAGGACTTTCCTGACCGAGATGACCACTATGGTGGACTGGAGTTTTGCcaccaccacatcttccacggGAGGACAAGAATGTTTGACCCCTGACCCGGCTGCAGAGCAGATCGAGACTGGTGCAAACCACATCACTCTGAGATGGAAGGTTCCAGTCTGATAAAGAGAGAGTGATAACAAACCTGTGTGAGTcaccaggagagagagagagagagactggaggCAATGGAGCGGTGGACAGGGCAGGAGTGAAGGGAGGTCGTTGTGGGAGTggttttccttctctgtctgtATATAGAGAAGTCTGGCAGGGCAGCTCCTGCGAGCGAGTGCGCAGCACAGCAACGAGGGGACCAACCTTTGAGCAACAGCTTCCTGGGCCCAAGCGACAAACAGCCTCTGAAGTTTATTTTATGTTGGATTACAAACCCGGGGCTTCTCTCTGTGAAGGTGAGGACTTTTATTCCCTCGTCTTTCCTCTCTCCACAGCAGCCCTCTTTTGTGTCTGGCAGGTGCAGGCTGAGCGTCAGAGCTCTCCACTGGGCTCAAGTTACACAAAACTCCAAAGACGGTTTGATTTCCAGGAGATGTCGGTGTGAAAATCAAACCCTCTGGGAGAGCTGCAACCGAGGCAGACACCGTCAGAAATGCAGTATTTGTGTTCTGGTTGTGAGGTTAAGGGATTGAAATTGGAGATTATGGGTGGGAATCAAAGGTGATTGAGTTCAAAGACTTTAGGAGCTAATCTTATTTAACTCCCAATGAAActgacacaacacaaacaggtgTGTTTCAACACTCACCTTTTGTGGTGTCAGGCCCCTCTAATAGTTCCTGTTTACACATGCTTTTCAGGTTTTTTCCACCTCGATATGAAGCATGTTGTGAAGATACAGAGTGGGATTTTTGAAGAGTTACTCCATGTATGAATGAtctggcagcagctcagagttcacctgcatgaaACAAACAATTAAACTACAAGTTAAAACAACACCTAATTTTCCCCATACTAACCAGACAAAGTTTGTTTTCTGTTCATTAAATCTGTCACAATCCGTTCAGTGAAATATCTGCTAACTGCACATAAGAGGGAAAAATTTGCTGCATAGTTATACATACATAATTATACACATGTGGGTGTAGGCATGTTCTCACCTTTACTACTTTTTGAGTACCATAATCCTCCTTCTTACTTCGAAAGTGAGAACATGTTTGCAAAGTGGGGCCTGAAcgttcaaaggactgtttgaaggttaaaaaaaaaaaaaaaatttaggTTATGGTTAGTGTTAGAGAGTTAGTttggatggttagggttagggttaggagctgggtaatgtactATATCTCCACAATGATAGAaatgtcagggtgtgtgtgcgcgggtgtgtaagtgtatgtgtgagagagaagggTATCAGTAGTTTGGATACAGCTGTCAGCCAGCCTGGTGAGCCATATGGCTGCTTTTGTGACTCCCTTGTTAGCAGTGAGTTTAAACtggttatttttttatgttttcatcatttaatttttaattttgctTGGCCACAAATGCAGTTTTTGACAGAGCTTCTTGGTCATCTTTTCCTGAGACGGATGCAGTATTTTTCATGTTGGCTGGTTTCTCGCTTAATGTACTTGgatcacatgtgtgtgtttttcttaaaCGTTTAACAATTTGACCTGCCGGCCTTAGCAGCTCATTGAGCAGACGACTGAGGCTTTTATTGCACTGCCACAACAAAACACTCGAAGAGAAGAGACCCGCATACGTGCTGCCAtatgctgcgtgtgtgtgtgtgtgtgtgtgtgtgtgtgtgtgtgtgtgtgtgtgtgtgtgtgtgtgtgtctgtattgCACTAAAGGCACAGTCATGCAGAAAACAGCACAGCAAAGATCCTTTCCGGAGTCCCGTTTAAAGTCCATAGAGCCCATTGTGCCCGAGCATCTGATTGGTTATTAACGATGTTTTTTACATTAACACTGGGTCATTCTCTTATTTTATGTCCACAGACACAAAGTGTGAAACACAATGTATGCCTGTTACACTTGAGATTGTTTCTAGGAGCTTCACAGAAACTCAGAGCttgacaagcaacagtggcaggaaaaacctccttttaacaggaagaaacctttagCAGGACCGGGTTCATatgggggggaccctcctgccaaggccggctgggtagagagagaagggaaggacagaaagagagaaacagacacatacacacatgtgaaAAATACACTTGTTACACTGAAGATGCTGAACAAAACCAGGGGAGGGTGAGTAGTGGTTGGGTCGGCAGCATTTAGGGTTACTGTACTATAACTGTTTAACATGTGGAAATGTAACTTTCTCCTTGTCAAAACCTTTTTGTACACAGATTTCTGTTAATCTGCCAATGCAGAGTCTTAGATCCAGTTAAGTGGAGTCAGACTGAGGGATGTTCTATCATTTTATGACAGGAACTATAATACTAATATAATATTATAATACTCTAGCTTGACTACTGTACAAATATTATAAGaatttggagggaaaaaatggtTATAAATCAATGTTTAGCAGAGGAAATGGTGCGTATCCCATCTATATTCACAACAGTTAGGTGAGTGGAAGTGAGATGGCTCCTGTGCCAGATGACTCGCACTTTCCTCATTAGCACCCAAGACTACAGAAGACCGTGGGtcacctgcttttccattttGACTCTTTTCTGGGCCAACTTTGTTGGGTCTAACGTctgggtgtctgtgtgttacCGAGCGGATGCATGTGTATGAATAACACAGCAGGACAGAGTTTTGGCACCGGTCATACTCTAATTACGCTGCTCAGAGAGCAACCgcttcacctccttctctgtcaAGTGTGACGCATTCTCAGCGTCTTCTTGGAGGGAATAAAAGCCCCCATACCCACACCCATTTCACAAGTACCCATTTCAAAGACTGTAGAAGAGTGTAGAAGAGTAATAGAGTATGTAGTCTGACCTTTCTGTAAACTTCATGTGTCCTTCCTGACCTCTTCCTTTCTACAGATTTATCATGAAGCTCCTACTGGCAGCCCTGGTGGTGCTTCTCCTGGTGGTCGGCGAGGGTACTGCAGAAAGACTCCTGTCCAGGAGGACCAAGCGGGAGCTGGCCAGTCCGCTCCACATAGGTGGCATCAGGGACCCATTTGGTTCCTActgccagaggagaggaggttgCTGTCCTGGCAGAGATGACCAATGCACAGTTCCCTACCTGGACACCATCTGTTACTGCGACCTGTTCTGTAACCGCACCGTGTCCGACTGCTGCCCCGACTTCTGGGGCCACTGTCTTGGCGTAGAGCGACCGTTCATTAGTAAGTGTGCCCAGGTGTGGTCAGTAAATTTCAAAAGACAGGGTTGGACTAAAACACAAGGGCAGAAGCCAAAAATGTGAtagattatattattattattacggtatgtttattattattataggtAGCATTTACATAAACATGTACATCAACCACAAAGATCCTCTGTAGTTTTCCGGCTTGGACTCCTTTAGACATTTAAACTGCGGCTGCGATGGAAGGAGGGGTCTACCTgaggacagagcagaacagTGGATGTCTTATtaacagagacagagggagtgAGAAGgggtggatggagagatgaaTAGAGGTCAGGAGAAAGAATGCAGGCTAtgcagggagagggagagacagataAAGGGTGAGGGGTCAGGAGGTGGGCGGGTCAGAGGAACTGTGCGTTCCCGGGACAACAAGGTAGGAAAGGCCAATAGACCCAAGGAGGGGTTAAAGGTGCAGCAACAACAGGTGACTGTCACCGCCAAGGGCCCCAcaagcttcttttttaaaattcctcttGAAACCGCATGATGTCAAGCACCTCGTTGCCTGTTGCAGGACtgcaaatgtgctgcagcacgctaatgctaacctggGGGTGTGATGAGGCCTCCTTCAATCAGCATCAGGTGGACAAAGCGTGACACAGGGCCGGGAACCCTGGGAAGGCAGGAAAGCAGTTAGAGCTGCATTCCCACAGTGGATTAATGCAGCTCAGAGCTGCTTAGACCTCACGTCTTCCTTGTGTAACGTCACAGAGGAAAACCCACACGCTGCCCACAAGAGCAGAGAATTTAGCACGTGTGCTTGCATTGTGCTGCATGTGGATGGTGTTTGTCAGTTCTTCCGCTTTTATGTGCAAAGCTGCGTCTCTCTTTAAACCGAGACACCTGTTATAGATGAAATTCTGTCTTTTTGTCTCCTCTCAGCCACCTGCGAAAGGAACGGAAACAAGTTCTTAACAGGGCAAACCTACAAGGAGAACTGCAATTTATGGTATGTGCACCCCCACTGCACCCCCACtgcaccccaccccccattttAGTCCTCTTTTAAGATCCAAAATCTGGGTCTTTTCCCTAAAAGACCTCTTGATTAGCTCCGGCTTCAATGTCTTCTCATTCACACACTCAAATGTTTGTCTTGAATGCTCAAAATGTGCATATATATGTTTTTAGGAAAGGCCACTACAACGTTGTTCATGCTGTTTGTGCATTTACTGTGTGAATAAACCTTTTATTAATATTGCCAAACATCATCGACTTATCTAATCATCCTGTGGAGATTATTTTACGGAATTATTTTACGGAAATTAGAATGCAAAAGTTCTACTTAGTAGTTAAATAACATCAaccttgttttgttcttttaggTGGGTTTCTGAGGTACAGTCAATTCTTGCTTTAATCTAAACTAAGATAAAGCTCCTGGAAGCTAACATACTTTGCGGCTCATCTCATTGATGATTATTCCAAGTTCAGGGTTACTGAGCCGTTCATCCAAGATAAAAGCTATTGTAAATACAGTGTTTTTAATGACCCGTCAGGGACAACAGAGAGTTCCGGAGATGTAAAACAGGCCTTGAGAGACAGAGGAGCTGGAGTCAAGGGACTAGATGGCAGGAAGGAGGAATTCCTCACCTGTCCTTCACTGTGATTTGTCTCAGCTGCGTCAAAGACGTTCCCACAAGATGTCCATTGAACATCCGTCCGTGCATGTATTTCATATTTGTGTGCGTGCATTCAGGAGATGGAGTGAGTGTTCGTCATGACACGTTTAACACAAACCATGCTGACCTCCGGCGATCACATCCTTCAGACTTTACGCCCCGCAGCTGGTCGACTCCGGCGTCTGTGCTGCATCACTGTGACAGGAACGAAGTGTGGCGTTTAGCACGGCGGATCCATTAGGTTTGATTTTAAGGGCCTCCTGGGTTCGCAGACAGGAAGCCGATAAATGACGGAGCCAGTTTTTTTTTCGTGAggagatgagaaaacacaagccGTACGGTAAAAATAGCCTCGGGTGTTCCAAGTCAGTAGCATTTACGTGCTAACTTCCCCTTTCCAATGCCAAACAAAAGAGTCTTGTGCACATAAACTGTCACACAGGCCTGTCATGGCGATCACTCAGACGCTTGATTAGTGTGCTGCAACTTTGGCACGGACAGAGACCAACACTCCCATTTCCTACTCCCACTCTGCCCAGTCCGCTCCATAATGCGTCCTCCCAACTTCCAGAATCGGAGGCGCAGGGTGGAGGACGGCACTTCCGTTCGGATTCCAGTCTTCCTCGGGGTCTCATTAGTAGCAGCAAAGGCCTCCACGCTCTTATCTGACTACCTTCACAAGAGACTGAGCAAACctacaggaagtggaagagccAAATATTGCCGATGAAGCCTGAACGCATCAGATGTTTGACATCGGCATCACAGTTGCTATGAGCCTTATCTCTTCCTCCTGAGGCGTCTGGATGAGGCCAGACACAAACAGGACTGAGCATGATGCACTGATGTGTGCATGAGGGATGAATTCAGGGATCTCCAGCTGGGTCTTTTTCCTCCTTGAGCTGTTGCCCTGCTGAAAGTTGTTTCTGCTCCGGCTCATCTGAAGCGCACAACTTACATCAGACGGAGGAACAAATAGGAATGTTTTGCTCGGGTTGGGGCGCCGCCCGTTTGATGTGAAGATGGAACAGAAGCTTGTTTTAAAAGCAAAGAACTCAAGCGGAGGGAGGTTGTTTTGAGATTTAAAGCTGTGGTTGCTTTACTACCAACCTTTGAGGGATCCTGAAGCCATATACCAGTCCTACACCAGTCCATACTTGCCTTTGTATCAAGGTCTCGTTCAGACTGCATTGCTGGTTAACTGCTCTGTGATTAAAGATTGGAATTTTGACCCAGACACCcctgctagggttaggggttccATTCTTCACGAAATCTTGTCCCACGGGCTGGATCATCACATGATTCTACAAATGCGAGCACACAAACCCAGCCTTTGTTTCCCGCAGATCAAGATGGAGAGCGAGACAACGCACCTCACGAcagcgtgcaggtgtgtgtatttatatgtGCGAATGCAACCCAGCATGCATGTGGTCTCAGTGGGAAggggctgtttttatttaaagagaAGCGTGACGAAGAGGGTGGAACACGGCCTCCCTCCAGTCATATTTCATTCTCGGGCCACATACGTGCCCCCGACCTTTGTCATGACGCCTGTCCCTGTGTGGAAATGTTGAGGCGTGTGCGTCCCCACCGCTGTGAATCTTTTAATACCGAGCTTCTTGTTTGCACTGATGAAATATCAGCTCTTCATCAGCACGTGTTTATATTTCATGGACAGCACAATGGAATTCATGGGTGGGAATCTATACAAACCTGTGTGGGAAATACCCTCGTGGCGGCAAATCCTCTACTTTTTTGTGCACAGGACTTTATGTGGACTAACTAGCTTTGTTGGCCTGTCTTTCATGAGAACAAAAACATCTGCATGCAGACGACAAGGAAACTGAAAATGCCACTAAAGCTCCAGAGAAATGCAAAACTATcagcctgtttttatttttaaagcatttaatACCTGACTATAGACCAGCTTCAGTTCGCCTGTCTTACCACAAACCCATGGTGTCTGGTAGGCATCAAAAAatcttcatttccattttgctttgtcaggTATCGGCTGTGAATGTTTGTATTTAGCACATTTTTCCTCCTGATTTTGGTGTCATTTGGTACCACTTGTGCTGCAGTGGTGTTCTTATTAGTCTTTAATGGCACCAGTGGCGTGTTGTAATGACTCCTGGAGAAGCTTTCCTGGTGTTTCTGGTGGAAATAGACGGGTTTTGCcagttatttttgctttttatttgatGTGATGAAATTAAAACTTAGCTCCTTTCTTTTCAAACAAAAGAGAAGTCATTTATTATAGATCTGAGGAATCCTTGAGACTTGAACCATGTACAGAcacatttcctcttcctctgctttctTGATTATTAACTTTTGAACTTTCACTCTTGTTTTGGCACTCTTATCACATTTTATCACACCATCATTATCACTGATATCTTGTTCTTTTTATCTGCTCTGTCATTAgcttgactttttttttaattctctgcCTTCTGACTAAAAATGGATTTGAGTTCTGCAGCCTTAAAAGGCCGAACGTCTCCTTTGACCCTTTTTTCTCATCGCCTCATTTTTGATAGTTACTGACATTCTATATTATTTTTTACTCCTCCTGGGGCTATGTCAAAGCTGTGTGTTTGGAGCTAAAATTTCCTCTCCTATTTTAACtgtcatgttaaaaaaaagagaaatgtaaaTGATTATCATAATTCCATCTCATCTCATTTGATCTTCCAGCACGTGTGGTGCTGATGGGCGTTGGGACTGTGAGCAGAATGCCTGTCTGATTGAACCTGATGTCATCAGTGCCGTCAACAGAGGAAACTACGGGTACAAAAGCAAATACAGACACTAAACCAACACGCTGTGTTTAACGGTTTCTGAGCTCTCTGATCTTTGTCCAACATTTGTTGTGATGTTTCCGTTTCCTGCTCTTTCAGGTGGCGGGCGGCGAACTACAGCCAGTTCTACGGCATGACTCTGGATGAGGGCATCCGCTACCGTCTGGGCACCCAGAGGCCCGCCAAAACTATTATGAACATGAACGAGATCCAGGTACACGGCTCATTTCTGTCTTTCGACACTATTTTTGAAATCCAGACAGGAATTTCTCGCTACTTTGAGAAAGTCATTAAATCCTCGATGGCTTTTCAGCTACtgttgacctttcacctctgactGAGAGGGTGAATTTCACTAAAAGGACTTGTAGAATATCATGTTTCATGAGTCTCATGGGTGCAACTATTGATCTTTTGGTTCCCTCAACTTTGTTAAGCTTTTTTGGCGCAACACCTTCACAACATTAGGTTATTCCTGTCTTCCAAAAGTGGGTTCAGCTCACTGAAACTGAAGAGGTGACCTAAATCCTCTTCAGTTCCAGTGAATCCATGTTGAGACAAAACATGGTTATCATTTGTTTTGGGAGCAGCAAGTCtcccatttaaaaatgtaagcACCTTTGTATTTACTGGGACTCTGTCTTAGTGCCAGACCTAAGTGCTTGTTTTTTGGGAGTATCTGAGGCTTCGTTTATGCTGCAGCCCCAAATTCTAAATTCTGATTTATTGCTCAAAGTCGCATTCGGTGTGACCTGGCTGTTCTGACGGCGGTCACGGAAAAACCAGATTCAGGTCACTTTTGAGTGTGAACGTGTATGAACATACCAAACATTTGGCAGAGACCAGCCTTGACAGTCATTACATTGCAACCACCTATTTTCACTCCTCCGTAGCTCTCTTTCACCCCTCCGTGCATTCCACAGCTCTTCCAGgcggtgaaaataaataaataaataaatagacaaaatgctcctcctgcttccaTCACCTGCCTGTCCCTGCCTGTGCCAGGATCCAAATCACCACCTTGCCTCCTTCCATAAATCCCTCATCCTCCGTTCCATTCCAGTCTGCCGACCACCGTGTGGTGATGGAGAAACTCTGCTCAGCCCAACACGTTGTTCCTACAGACGTCACTGCTCCTGTTATCACACTTTTTATGCTACAACTGTCTGAGCTGTTGGACTTTCACCTTCCACAGCCGCGCACCTTGGACTGGCGGCACATTCCATAGCTGCGTATCAGGTGGTCGTTTGTTGCTGCGACAGTGTAACCAGTAATCAGAAGGAATGCAGGCAGGCTGAGGTCGGTGTACAAACGTGTGCCGGCCGTTAGCATATCCGATCCAGTGAGCATCCAAACAGCAGCGGACGCTAATAGATAAAGCATGTGGAATTTACGGAATGACATATTTGCCTGCTATCACGCCCTAATTCCAATTccagtaaaaataaagaaaaacttaAGTAGGAGGGCATATTTGAGTAAAAGTGTTATCTGAAgagatttcagatttttttttaaagaagaactAATATTTGggttttatatataaatataggtTCAAATATGATATTCAACATTTTGTTCTGTATATCCACCACTACAATGTGAAACATGCCTTTTTAATCTACCCAATTAAGTCACAGGTCAGTAATAACGGTGAGGTAATGATAGAAACAACACTGTCACGGTAAACAAAATGAGTCACTTTTCGTCATCATGCAGTAAAATGGCGTCACAGTTTCACAGAAAGGCCTGGAATGTAAAGGTGCCTCTTTATTATGCACATTAAAGATCCAGGCCCGTTCAACTGGTCTTAGCTCACTGAGAATAATTCCTTTCTTCTTCAGGCTCGATTAGCAGACTTACGTAATGTGCCCCCGATGCAAAGATCCCATACAAAGCCTAACTCAAGCATTTTAATTGGAACTGTTAGCTCATTGTCCGTGTGCAAACAATCAGTAAGTTCACATAAACAAGTTAATAGGACCCCCCCCTCTAAATCCTGAGAAGAATAGCTTTTCTATGCAACAGTGACAATGTGGCCTTGACCAGATTGTTGCAGACCTGTAATTCTAGTTTCTCCCTTTTAGATGAACATGGACCCTGAGCGGGACCAGCTGCCTCTGTACTTCAACTCTGCAGAAAAATGGCCGGGAAAGATCCACGAGCCTCTGGACCAGGGCAATTGTGCCGCATCCTGGGCTTTTTCTACTGCAGGTAAAGCTGGTGGGAAGTGCCCATGTGCTCTGTCAGACCTTATAAAGGAAGGAGacagtaaaacaggaagtgggagtaAGAAGATTAGCCATGAAAATCCTCTCAGTAATCTGGAATTACAATGATTTGGGCAAGAATACAATACAGAATAAACCAGTAACAACATAATGTACCAGGTTGAGTCATGATTTTGTAACTATAAAACCAGTATTCAATATCTGATCAGACTGGTGGATCTATAGCAAAGATGCTGGCACTTAATATAAGACTCttaaaaagtttgttttttgatgTTCAATATAATGGTTTTTTAAACATTGACTCCACTCTTCAACAGCGGTGGCGTCAGACAGAATCTCTATCCAGTCgatgggtcacatgactccccAGCTGTCGCCCCAAAACCTGATTTCCTGCGACACGCGCAACCAGGGAGGCTGCGCAGGTGGACGCATTGACGGAGCCTGGTGGTTCCTCCGGCGCAGAgggtaacctttgacctttgaacagAAACTCTAAGCTATGCGGGTGACGATGCGATGCTAAAgtctcccctccttcctctgccccCAGCGTGGTGACAGAGGACTGCTACCCGTACCGCCCCCCGCAGCAAACGCCGGCCGAGCTGGGCCGCTGCATGATGCAGAGCCGCTCCGTTGGCCGGGGGAAGAGGCAGGCCACGCAGCGCTGCCCCAACACAAACAACTACCAGAACGACATCTACCAGTCCACACCCCCCTACAGGCTCTCAACCAACGTAAGCAATACAGGATGGCGCATCCCCTCAGCCTAGAGGTAGATGTATCCCATCCTCACATCCTGAGGCAGACTTTAATCCCCCTCACATGCGCTTCTGCGCATCCTCCGTGCGCACTTGAGCCTTGTGAATGGACACGAGTAGGGGCTCCCCAGCatcatgaggaaaaaaaagacagaagtgaGAGAGGCTGGCAAAAGCATGAAAGCAACCTGTTAGCATCATCATGATGGGGCTAGCATCAAGATTGTGCTGGCGAAAATCAGCTGCGATAAGTAAATTGGAAGAAACTGTTCCGTGTGGTGTGTGATGTTTGTTTCTAGAGTTtatagtcccccccccccccctagtTTGCCTTAGGAAGTCGTTTCAGATTGCTGTGTCTCCTCTCACTTCCACTGGTGCTGCAGCCAACATGTGGTTTTAgcagccaccatccatccgtGTTAAATGACAGCTAATAGCTCCCAATATCATTAcgtcctgctgcaggtcctgaACAGTGTGTAAGCAGAGACATTAATGTCCTGCTGAGCCTGATTGTCTTGTCTAACTTTTAACGTCCAGGGAGGATCGCTTTCAGCCTTTTCACATCGCAGACCTGTAAcgatctctctctgtccctgcttCTCCCTCAGGAAAAGGAGATCATGAAGGAGATTCAGGATAATGGCCCCGTGCAAGGTAATAACACTTTAATAACATCCATCTTCCTGGTGCCTTTTTAAATGCTGCAAAAGGCCTGGAAGGTCACACACATTTACCTATGAGAGACATCAGACCTCAGATGAGGCAGCGTTTGACTTTCATCCTGATGGTTTTGCCCCAgctttgaactttgacctcagtCACATGGTCCAAAGTGATGGGTCTTTATGTCAGAGTGCCTCGGCTGACCTCTCTCCACCAACTCGCCACTCTGTCTGGTGTCCATCTGGCCCATTGTCAAGTACACTCGAATAGAGTGTCACGTGtaggagtgtgtgcgtgtgcgcgtgcacgtgcgtgtttaTGTTCTCTATGAGCTTCTGGTGcttcttgttttattgtttagCTGTGAAGGAAAACCTACTGGCATCAAGTCAAGTTTCCTTTTGGAGTTTctcacatgtgcacatgtgggAGGAGGGGACACCTTCACCTCCAACAGAGGGAACGTCTCAGCTGTACTGTGTTAGTCCCATTGAAGTGCATTAGAAAAGCTTATCACGAACTTCCTCTTtatctcacaaacacacacacatgcgcgcgcacggACACGCACTGCTTCTGGCTCTGATGTCTGGGTGTGGGCAGGGATTAGAATCAGAACTCTGAAATTTGTTTGATGGAATTAGGCAATTCATTTTTCCTCAATTAATTAAATCCATGTTTGGATAGGATTTTATTGcatcctgcatgtgtgtgtgtgtgtgtgtgtgtgtgtgtgtgtgtgtgtgtgtgcatgtgcttgTGTTCATTGAAGAAATTCCCCAGTTCCCTACAATCTTGTCAGACATCTAATTGTAGCATCTAATTGCAGCAATCATGGAGGTCCATGAGGACTTTTTCGTGTACAAGAGCGGAATCTACAAACACACCGACGTCAGCTTCACCAAACCGCCACAATACCGCAAACACGGCACGCACTCAGTGAAGATCACCGGGTAAGCGACCAGTAACCTGTAACCATACTACCCATTATAACCAGTGTCTAATCGCTGCTGCAAACCAGTCGCAGCACTCGCTGTTTTGCTTAAATAGAGCATTTTTGaggtctttttttatttgttatttttaatgacaaaagcTTTTGAACGTTGTTGGACACGTCTGGACAGACGTTTTTGCACTGTTGCGACATGCTCTACAGACGCTGTCTCATCAGATAAAACTTCTTCATTAGCCAGGAAATAGATCATAATTCCCACTGGTGTCAGGCCAGAGTCAGATCtttacctgcatgtgtgtgcacacctGAGTCAGTCTGCATGTGCCGTCTGTCTATACTGCTTCTGGAGACACACCTCACCTTCCCCTTCAAACGACAGCAACCGCAAATACACGGGAGGGTAGACGGCAGACTGACACACCTGGATTtacccaccatcaccaccagcccCATCCCTCCCAGTCAGCCGTGCCTCCTTTATCACTCCCAAGACGTCTGATTCATCAACTCTCTTAATTCCATtcccatttaaaatcaaatctcTGCATTTGGAAACAACCTGGAGATTCTCAGTTTTACCAGATAATGTATAGATGAAGTT is a window of Takifugu flavidus isolate HTHZ2018 chromosome 21, ASM371156v2, whole genome shotgun sequence DNA encoding:
- the tinagl1 gene encoding tubulointerstitial nephritis antigen-like; this translates as MKLLLAALVVLLLVVGEGTAERLLSRRTKRELASPLHIGGIRDPFGSYCQRRGGCCPGRDDQCTVPYLDTICYCDLFCNRTVSDCCPDFWGHCLGVERPFITTCERNGNKFLTGQTYKENCNLCTCGADGRWDCEQNACLIEPDVISAVNRGNYGWRAANYSQFYGMTLDEGIRYRLGTQRPAKTIMNMNEIQMNMDPERDQLPLYFNSAEKWPGKIHEPLDQGNCAASWAFSTAAVASDRISIQSMGHMTPQLSPQNLISCDTRNQGGCAGGRIDGAWWFLRRRGVVTEDCYPYRPPQQTPAELGRCMMQSRSVGRGKRQATQRCPNTNNYQNDIYQSTPPYRLSTNEKEIMKEIQDNGPVQAIMEVHEDFFVYKSGIYKHTDVSFTKPPQYRKHGTHSVKITGWGEERNVDGAKRKYWIAANSWGKNWGEEGYFRIARGENECEIEAFVIGVWGRITMEDMRSHNHHHRRRQI